A stretch of DNA from Priestia aryabhattai:
TTAGGCACGCCGCCAGCGTTCATCCTGAGCCAGGATCAAACTCTCCGAAGAAATGTTTGACTTGCTCAATTTAAAAAATAAAAATTAACGTTGACGTTTGTCGCTTTGTTCAGTTTTCAAAGTTCAATCGCCGCTCTTAAGCGACTTTATTATCTTATCAAGTTATCAACGTAATGTCAATAACTTTTTAAAATTCTTTTTTCTGCTTCATTGTTACAAGTATGTCTCAACGACGCTTTATAATAATATAACGCTTTGCATATAAAGTCAATATGTTTCAAGAAGAAAAATGATTTTTTTCTCTTGTTTAACTTCTTCCCTTACTGAGAAATAGTTAAACGTAAATAAACTAAATTTTCTAATTTTTATTTATACTCTATATATTAAGAAAGAAGCCCTTCACAAAAAGAGCTTCTTTCTTATCTTACTGATTAAGGTAAATAACGACGTGCACCTGCATACTCTTCAATATATCCCTTCGTGTTTAAAGGAATAATCTCTACTGTCCGCTCGGAGTTCGGCGAATGAATCATCATGCCATCTCCCGCATACATTGCTACATGGTGGACGCTTCCTTTTCCTTGGTTATAGGCAAAAAACAATAAGTCTCCAGGTTGAAGGTTGTTCATATCTACTGGTTTTCCTGCTCGAGACTGTGGCCCTGAATCACGTGGAATCGTAATACCATGGGATTGGTACATCGTAAACGTAAATCCAGAGCAGTCAAATCCAAAACCACTCATGCCAGCCCATAAATATGGAAGATTTAAAAATGCCTTTCCACTTTCAACAAGCTCCGTGCCAGTTGGTACAGGAATATCTTTTTGAGACGCGTAGATTTTTCCTGCTTTTGTAGAAATCCATGCTGTCTTTCCATTTGGTTTTAATACTTTATATGCACTCTTTGACTTTGCCAAAAGAGGTAAGCGCGTATTATAGCTAACTTCAATACCTTTCTTTTTCAAAGAAGGCGAATGATATAAATAAGTAGTCGGAGCCGTCACCATTACAAAAGGCTTCTTTGCATACTGTTCGTACCTTTTGCTATAGGTTAATTGTTTAGTAGGCATCCATCCGGGATATCCTAATTCATTTCGAGAAGTAGGCTGTCCGTCTACAGCTACTTTGACCCAGTCTCCTTGTTCGTCTAAAACCGTTACTTTGTTTCCATATAACGCTTGTGTCTCAAGCATCCCATCACTAGATAACTGCTGCTTTTGTTTCAAATTCATCGATGTGGTCCACTTTTTCATATCTACAGGATTAGTAGCTGACGGAGCGTCCACTTCACGCAAGATGTTTGGTGCTGTCCACAGAGTAGCTGCTGCGACATCTATATAAGCAGTTTCTTTTTCTTCAGAAGCATGAACAGAAGGAACTGCACTGACCCCTAATGTAGCTAAAATAACTGTTGTTGCCGTCAAAAGCCAACGTTTTATATTCATCGTCTCTCTCCTTCTACTATATTACTATCCTTTTATTTTGAGATAGGAACGGTGATTTCTCCTATTCCAGGAAGATCTGATAAGAAAATCTCTTGACCGCTGTACTTTAACACATCCAGTTCAGCTGAAAGCCAAAGAGGAGCATCTAAGTCAAAATACGTGATATTCGGATGAGCGGCTGCCAGATGAGCAGCTGCTCCCACGGAAAGTGATGGTTCCATCATGCTTCCAATCATACATGCAACACCGTTCGCCTCGGCAATACTTGCGATTTTTCTTGCTTCATTAATTCCTCCGCACTTCATTAGCTTAATATTTAAAAGATCCACGTACCGCCCGCTTACAAGCCTTAATGCATCTTTGGCAGAAAATAGACTCTCATCTGCCATAATGGGTACGTTTACTCGTTCAGTCACAAACTTTAACCCTTCCCAATCATGAGCAGGGACAGGTTGTTCTACCAATTCAATACCAAAGTTGAGAGTTTCCATTTTATTAATTAATTGCACTGCTTGTTTTGGAGTCCATCCTTGATTTGCATCCAACCGAAGTTTTACATGATCCGGAATGACAGATCGAATATGTTTAATACGCTCAAGGTCTAGCTCAGGAATTGAACCTACCTTTACTTTTAAAATGTCAAATCCGTCCGCTGCACTTTTTTGTGCGTCTTCAGCCATTTTCTCAGGTGCATCAACACTTATCGTCATACACGTAGAGATAGGCTGCTTATCGCCCAAGAAAGCATATAAAGGAATGTTAAGAAACTTTGTATAAGCATCATGCAAAGCGATATCAGCAGCTGCTTTAGCACTTGAATTGTGAATACAGCAGCTTTGAATTTTTTTCAAGAGTTTTTGAAACTGACGTATATCCTCCCCTATTAGCGCTAGTTTAATAGGTCCTTGAAGTGCAGCTTGAATGCCTTCTAAAGAATCGCCTGTAATAACATATGTTGGCGAAGCCGCTCCTTTTCCTTTTATTCCGTTTTCTAACTGAATCTCTACACTTATGCTGTCTATCTCTGTTGCTGTTCGAAGCGCTGTTTTAAACGGAACAAGCAGTGGAACGGTTTGATGCTTTACAGTTATGTCTTTAATTATCATTTCAATCGCTTCCTTTCGATTCAGCACAAATATTCTTTCATACGTATTTTTGGTTTATTCTTAGATCGCTCCTAAAATTTTGGCGATCATCATACCAAAATAAGTACCTAAGAAGGAACCCATCAGAGCCATAATAACTCCTACCGGAATCAGTGCACGGTTATAGGCAGCTGCAAGCATTGGAGCAGACGCCATTCCACCAATATTAGCTAAACTTGCTACTCCGAGCGTAAATAAATCATATTTAAATAGTTTAGCTAGCAACAGCATGATCACTAAGTGCACGAACATAATAAGAAAACCAGATACTAAGTAAATAGGAGCCTGAGCTAAATTTGAAAAATCTGATTGAGAAGCAATTAACGCTACAACGATGTATAACATAACGTTTGATACATCGAGCGTACCTGGAATTTTTGCCGCTGGGGTTACAGCAAGCACTAGACCAACCACAGAAGCAATCATAATCGTCCAGCTCGTTGCATTAATAACCGCTCCCACTTCAGGCAAACGCCCGCCGATAAACGTAGAAAATGCTGAAACGAACAAACCTAGACCAAGTAAATAAAGAAGATGCTGAAACTGCGGGCCTTCTTTTTCGCTTTCAGAAGTTGCTGCGACTTCATCTATACTATTCTCAATAAAGCTGACGTCTGCTTTTGTCCATTTATTAAATTTAGATGCAAATGGTACAAGCCAAAACATAAACATAACCCATACGGCATAGTTAATCGTATCCATCATAAGAGCGTAGCCAAATATATTTTCTGGAACATCCAAAATCCCTTGGAGAGCAACCATGTTAGCTGATCCTCCGGTCCAACTTCCTGATAAAGCACCAAAAGCTTTCCACGTGTCCTCTACATAGAAATTCTTAAAGATGGCATAGACGAGGATAAAACCTACCATTATGCTAAAAACCGCAACGATGAATCCTCCCAGCATTCTTGGACCAAGTTTAATTACACTTCGAACATCACACTTTAACAGCATAAGCATCAGCATGGCCGGAAGCAGTGCATTTTTAACGCCCGTATACATGGCGACATTTGATTCGCTATCCCCAAATACCCCTGCCGTTTGCATAAGAGCAGCTCCTATATAAATAAGTACAATACCCGGGATAAATTTAAAAAATCGATTGGCTTTAAATCTTTTTTCAATCCCTACCATGAGCGCAGCAAAGGCAGTTAACACACTCACATACATAAATCCATCTTGAATCATTTATTCTTCCCCCTTCATCTCCACGAAAATATTTTTATACAAAACAAAATCCAGCCCAACGTTTGAAAACGTCAGGCTGGATTTCGTCTAGGTCTATGTAGACAAAGCAGCTGTTATTTGCTGATATTTTTTCTGTGCATCATGAAACGCTACCACCAGCGCTTTTTGGGAAGACCCGAAATAGCGGCTGTTAATGTCGTCTGTAAGGGTGAGATCACTTATATGACGTCCAATAAAAATTGATTGAACAAATCGAACGGTTAACTCAATCGTCGCTGAGCATTCCACATCAATAATTTTTCCATTTGTTTTATCAACTACCAGTCCTAAAAAATACTGATTGAACTTTTTAGTAATTGGATTGCTTTGAGGAGCTTTGGCATCTCCAATAATATAGATAGTATCTTGATCATACATGATTTTTTATTCCTCCTAAAAGAGCTAACAGACGATGCTAGGGACCGGCAAATGAACGTTTGCGGAGCTACGCAACATGTATTCGCTTTCACAAGGAACATTATAGTCTATTATCAATATATCATCTATAAAACAATTCTACAATATAACTTTTATACTATTCAGAATAAAGTAACATTTTCTTTCTATAAAAAGAGATTGAGACATAACTAAATCAACCGAATCTAAAGACGAACAAATGGGATAAATAAGCTAGTATGGATTGCTTGTTACACCGCTGTTGATTTCCTTGCAAGACTTCGCTTTCCGCGGGCGGCCGATGAGCCTCCTCGTCGCTTACGCTCCTGCGGGGTCTCACCTATTCCGCTTTTCCCGCAGGAGTCTTCGCCTTGCCCTCTAATCAACAGCTAGAAGCAACTACATACATGAAACCTATGTTCACCCTAACAATGAAAAAATCCGAACGAGTTTAATTCTCCATCAAGAATCTCGATTCATCGTTCGGATCTTCCTTCAACGAAAATACTTTTGTCCCAGCCTCTTTCTAAGTCATCCTTTGAACATTGTAGAGGAAAAACGGTTAGGGTAATCTGTCATCACTACTTTTACTGAAGCCTGCTGGAGCTTCAAGAAGTCATTCATTTCATTAATCGTATATACTCGTAAGTCTAATCTCTCTTGCTTTGCTTTTTTCCCGTACGAAGAAAGAGCAAAAGACATATCACAGTGTAGATGCGCTCCTATCGATTTCGCTTTTCCAATAGCATCCTCGCTCACCCCTTCAAATAAAAAACCTGTTGGTATATATGAATGGAGAGATCTCACTTTAGCCAAGCTATCATAGTTAAAAGATGACAAAATAACTTGATCTTCTAAATCAAACTCATCGATTAGACGAAGAACTTTTTCTTCAAGTTTTGGATAGTAAATTCGGTCATTTTTCAATTCAATATTCACCGTCAATTTTGTCTTTTTGTCCATCATCCACTCAAACACTTCTATTAATGTCGGAATCGATTGTTTAGAAAAACGAGAATCATACCAACTTCCAGCATCGAATAAACGCAGCTGTTTAATATGAAAATTCTTGAACATATCCCATTCCATTCGTCGTTCTGTCAATTCGTTCATCGTGAATAACTACTATTTCCCCGTCTTTTGTTAATTGTACATCCAATTCAATACCTGCAACTCGCATTTTTCTAGCTTCTTCAAATGCAATCATTGTATTTTCAGGATACCGTCCGCTAAAGCCGCGATGCGCATAAAGATCAATTGAAGTATTCATTGTCCTCTATCTCCCCTAACTAGTCATTCACTAAGTAAAAAGCTCGTCCTCAAAATAACTTGAAAGACGAGCTTCGTAATCATACGTTATTTTTGATTGGCTACTTCTAATGCTCTATTTGTTTCTTTTGCTGCTTGATCGAGTGCTTTTTTCGGCTTTACTCCTTGATACAGGCTTTCCATCCCTGCTACTACTTTTTGACGCGATTCAGGAAATACAGAAATTAAAGCACCCTGTGTAGCTGGAGTAGGCTTTGTTTCACGAAGCTGATCAACCGTTACTTTTAACTGCGGATATTTCTCCCACTCTTTTTTTACAATATCTTGTTCATACGCTTTTGGGTTAACTGCAAAGTATCCACTTTCCACGTGCCATTTTGCCTGAACTTCTGGTGTTGCTAAATATTTCATGAAGTCCCACGCTGCTTTTGATGTTTCATCACTGATTCCTTTAGACATCCATAAAGATGCTCCGCCAATAGCTACTCCTTGACGATCCTCTTCTTTTGGCACAGGAATATAAGATACGCCTACATCAAATGGAGCATTGTCTACTAATGTTTTAATGCCTGCTGACGAATCTAAGAACATTGCAATTTTTTTAGATTGAAATGCTGCACGCATATCATCCCAGTTTTGCCCTACGTTGTAGAATGTACCTTCTTTGTACATATCATTGATTAAATTAAATGCGTTTAATCCTTCTTTGCCATTAAATACTGCCTTTTGGGCATCACCTTTACGACCGTTTTCATGATCCACATACAAACCGCCTTGAGAAGCAACTAGCTCTTCAAAGAACCATCCGTAATTTAGAATTGAAAAACCGTATTGCGATGTTTTATTTCTTTGTTTTTCTGTTAATTTTTTTGCAGCTGCCTTTAATTCATCATACGTTTTTGGAGGGTTTTCAGGATCTAGCCCTGCTTTTTTAAAGGCATCTTTATTGTAAACTAGAACAGGTGTTGAAGAGTTAAATGGCATTGAATATTGCTTTCCATCCACTTGGTAATAACTTGAAATGTTTTTCTCCCACTGTGAAGTATCGTAGTGGTCTTCATTAATAAACTTTTGAACAGGCTGAACCTTACCACTGTCTATCATGAATTTCGTTCCTACTTCGAATGTTTGCATAATAGCCGGTGCATCCTTTGTTCCTGCCACTGTATTGAATTTTGTTTGTGCCTCCTCATACGTTCCTTGGAAAACAGGTTTTACTTCAACTTTATCCTGAGATTTATTGTACTCATCGACAATTTTATTGAGTGATTTTTCAAGGTCGCCGCTCATGGCGTGCCAAAAAACGACTTCTGTTTTACCTGATGCTGTTTTTTTGGTTTCTTGCGCTTCCGAAGAACCAGTTGAATTTGAGCAAGCACCTAGAATAACTAGCAAGCATGCCGTTACGATAGCCAATATCTTTTTCATCACATTCACTCTCCTATTTAATTGCACCTTGTGTTAATCCTTTTTGAAGACGTTTTTGGCCTAGGAATAATAGTAATAATGTCGGTAAGATAACAACCACGACAGCGGCCATAACCACTCCCCAATCAGTTGAAATCTCCTGTGTTTGCATTTGCTTTAAACCAATCTGAACGGTACGAACATTCTCTGTATTTGTCACTAATAGTGGCCATAAATACATATTCCATGTTGTTAAAAAGCTATATACACCAAGCGTAACTAGACTTGTTTTGGACACAGGAAGCACGAGGTTCCAAAAGAAACGAAAGCGGCTAATCCCTGCAACTTGAGAAGCTTCATATAACTCATTCGGAATGGTTTTAAACTGTTGACGCAATAAAAATGTTCCGAATGCTAAAGCAAAAAAAGGAATCGTTAATCCTAAATAGTTATTAATCCATCCTAGCTTTTGTGCTGTTAAAAAGTTAGGAACCATCGTTGCTTCCCATGGAATCATCATTGTAGAAATAAAGAGAAAGAAAATAGTATCTCTTCCTTTAAATTTAATGAATACAAATGCAAAAGCTGCCAAACTTGAAACTAACAGCTGCCCAGCCATGACGAAGATAGACACAGCAAAACTGTTAATTAAGTAATGAAGCAGTGGAACTTTTTCAAAAGCAGCCTGATAATTTTCAAATGAAAAAGATGACGGCCAAATCTTTCCTTCCAACACTTCCGCCCCACTCATAAAACTAATGGAAAAAGCGTATAGAATAGGAAACATCAATACTAAAGTAGCTGCAATGAGTAGCAAATAAGCTGTACATTTTCTTGTGATGCTCATTGATAATGTACCTTCCTTTCTCCAAGCTTAAATTGAAGAGCGGTAACCAGTAGAATACAGAAAAACAAAATTGTAGCTTGAGCACTTGCAGAGCCAACATTATAGTTTACAAATGCATCTTTGTAGATCGAATAAACAATAACATTTGTAGAATCTGTAGGTCCGCCTTTTGTTAAAATATCAATTTGTCCAAACGTTTGAAATGCATTGATAAACGAAACGGTGATAATAAAAAACAGCGTTGGCGAAAGCATAGGAAGCGTAATTTTACGGAGCTGATACCAATAGCTAACTCCAGCGATACGCGCATTCTCATACAGCTTTTCATCAATATTTTGCAAACCGCCAAGCAAAATTAAAAAGGTAAACCCAATGTTCATCCAAATGGTAGAGATAGACACAGCAATCAGTGCGTACTTAGGATCTAATAACCACTGCACGTCATGGATCCCTACAAGGTTTAATACTTTATTGATAACACCGATTGTCGGATTATACATAAACATCCAAATCACAGAAGAAGCTGCTACGCTCATTCCCATCGTAGATGAAAACATTGTTCTGAAAAAACCAATTCCTTTCAGCTTTTCATTTGCGATTAGAGCTAGGAATAAGGCAATAATTAAGCCAATAGGCACTGTGTAGAGTACAAATAGAAAAGTGGCTTTCATACTTTGTAAGAAATTAGGATCTGTAAATAGATGTAAGAAATTTTGTAGTCCTACAAAATTTAAGGGATTTCCCTGTGTGTCTGTAATAAAAAGACTTAAATATAAGGTCTTAATCATTGGGTAGAAAAGAAACACACTAAATAACAGTAATGATGGCAGTAAATAAGATAGTCCTACAATGATAGTAGGCATCGATTTTTTTTCTTTTGGGGTTGATGAAACAGAAACAGGTGAGTTTGCTGTTTTGGTAACAGCACTCATACAAATGCCCCCTTTACAGTTAAATCTTCACTTAATGGTTCGTAGTGCAAGCATGAACCTGTATCATCAAATAAAAACAGGTGTTTTGGATCAATAAAAATAGGAACTCGCTCTCCCACCTTTATACTCCATTGACCGTTCCACTTAGCCATCCACTGCTTGTCCCCTATATGAAATGTAAGCAGGGTTTCCGTGCCTAGAATTTCTACATTATCTACCTCCACAATAAAACTTGTATTGTCGTTTGTCGCAAGCTGAATATGCTCAGGTCTAACTCCAACCACAACTTCTTTTTCACCGTTAAGTGTACTGTGTGGTGTACTCATGCTAATAGCTCTTCTATCTTCAAAAACTAGTAAGTTATTTTCTATAGAAACGTTTGATAAATTCATAGGGGGAGAACCTATAAAAGATGCTACAAACGTGTTCTTTGGTGCATTGTAAATATCGAGCGGACGTCCAACTTGTTGAATGTTTCCTCCATTTAGAATCATCATTCGATCTGCCATCGTCATCGCTTCCGTTTGATCATGCGTGACATAAATCATCGTAATACCTAACTTACGCTGAATCTGGCGAATTTCTGACCTCATCTTCGCGCGCAGCTTCGCATCTAAGTTTGATAACGGCTCATCCATCAAGCAAATAGGCGAATGAGTAACAATAGCACGTGCAAGCGCTACACGCTGACGCTGTCCTCCCGAAAGCTGTCTCGGCTTTCTCTTTAAATATT
This window harbors:
- a CDS encoding C40 family peptidase, with protein sequence MNIKRWLLTATTVILATLGVSAVPSVHASEEKETAYIDVAAATLWTAPNILREVDAPSATNPVDMKKWTTSMNLKQKQQLSSDGMLETQALYGNKVTVLDEQGDWVKVAVDGQPTSRNELGYPGWMPTKQLTYSKRYEQYAKKPFVMVTAPTTYLYHSPSLKKKGIEVSYNTRLPLLAKSKSAYKVLKPNGKTAWISTKAGKIYASQKDIPVPTGTELVESGKAFLNLPYLWAGMSGFGFDCSGFTFTMYQSHGITIPRDSGPQSRAGKPVDMNNLQPGDLLFFAYNQGKGSVHHVAMYAGDGMMIHSPNSERTVEIIPLNTKGYIEEYAGARRYLP
- a CDS encoding dipeptide epimerase produces the protein MIIKDITVKHQTVPLLVPFKTALRTATEIDSISVEIQLENGIKGKGAASPTYVITGDSLEGIQAALQGPIKLALIGEDIRQFQKLLKKIQSCCIHNSSAKAAADIALHDAYTKFLNIPLYAFLGDKQPISTCMTISVDAPEKMAEDAQKSAADGFDILKVKVGSIPELDLERIKHIRSVIPDHVKLRLDANQGWTPKQAVQLINKMETLNFGIELVEQPVPAHDWEGLKFVTERVNVPIMADESLFSAKDALRLVSGRYVDLLNIKLMKCGGINEARKIASIAEANGVACMIGSMMEPSLSVGAAAHLAAAHPNITYFDLDAPLWLSAELDVLKYSGQEIFLSDLPGIGEITVPISK
- a CDS encoding DUF819 family protein yields the protein MIQDGFMYVSVLTAFAALMVGIEKRFKANRFFKFIPGIVLIYIGAALMQTAGVFGDSESNVAMYTGVKNALLPAMLMLMLLKCDVRSVIKLGPRMLGGFIVAVFSIMVGFILVYAIFKNFYVEDTWKAFGALSGSWTGGSANMVALQGILDVPENIFGYALMMDTINYAVWVMFMFWLVPFASKFNKWTKADVSFIENSIDEVAATSESEKEGPQFQHLLYLLGLGLFVSAFSTFIGGRLPEVGAVINATSWTIMIASVVGLVLAVTPAAKIPGTLDVSNVMLYIVVALIASQSDFSNLAQAPIYLVSGFLIMFVHLVIMLLLAKLFKYDLFTLGVASLANIGGMASAPMLAAAYNRALIPVGVIMALMGSFLGTYFGMMIAKILGAI
- a CDS encoding DUF3870 domain-containing protein, with product MYDQDTIYIIGDAKAPQSNPITKKFNQYFLGLVVDKTNGKIIDVECSATIELTVRFVQSIFIGRHISDLTLTDDINSRYFGSSQKALVVAFHDAQKKYQQITAALST
- a CDS encoding glycerophosphodiester phosphodiesterase family protein — protein: MNELTERRMEWDMFKNFHIKQLRLFDAGSWYDSRFSKQSIPTLIEVFEWMMDKKTKLTVNIELKNDRIYYPKLEEKVLRLIDEFDLEDQVILSSFNYDSLAKVRSLHSYIPTGFLFEGVSEDAIGKAKSIGAHLHCDMSFALSSYGKKAKQERLDLRVYTINEMNDFLKLQQASVKVVMTDYPNRFSSTMFKG
- a CDS encoding glycerophosphodiester phosphodiesterase family protein; amino-acid sequence: MNTSIDLYAHRGFSGRYPENTMIAFEEARKMRVAGIELDVQLTKDGEIVVIHDERIDRTTNGMGYVQEFSY
- a CDS encoding ABC transporter substrate-binding protein — translated: MKKILAIVTACLLVILGACSNSTGSSEAQETKKTASGKTEVVFWHAMSGDLEKSLNKIVDEYNKSQDKVEVKPVFQGTYEEAQTKFNTVAGTKDAPAIMQTFEVGTKFMIDSGKVQPVQKFINEDHYDTSQWEKNISSYYQVDGKQYSMPFNSSTPVLVYNKDAFKKAGLDPENPPKTYDELKAAAKKLTEKQRNKTSQYGFSILNYGWFFEELVASQGGLYVDHENGRKGDAQKAVFNGKEGLNAFNLINDMYKEGTFYNVGQNWDDMRAAFQSKKIAMFLDSSAGIKTLVDNAPFDVGVSYIPVPKEEDRQGVAIGGASLWMSKGISDETSKAAWDFMKYLATPEVQAKWHVESGYFAVNPKAYEQDIVKKEWEKYPQLKVTVDQLRETKPTPATQGALISVFPESRQKVVAGMESLYQGVKPKKALDQAAKETNRALEVANQK
- a CDS encoding carbohydrate ABC transporter permease, with the protein product MSITRKCTAYLLLIAATLVLMFPILYAFSISFMSGAEVLEGKIWPSSFSFENYQAAFEKVPLLHYLINSFAVSIFVMAGQLLVSSLAAFAFVFIKFKGRDTIFFLFISTMMIPWEATMVPNFLTAQKLGWINNYLGLTIPFFALAFGTFLLRQQFKTIPNELYEASQVAGISRFRFFWNLVLPVSKTSLVTLGVYSFLTTWNMYLWPLLVTNTENVRTVQIGLKQMQTQEISTDWGVVMAAVVVVILPTLLLLFLGQKRLQKGLTQGAIK
- a CDS encoding carbohydrate ABC transporter permease, with the protein product MSAVTKTANSPVSVSSTPKEKKSMPTIIVGLSYLLPSLLLFSVFLFYPMIKTLYLSLFITDTQGNPLNFVGLQNFLHLFTDPNFLQSMKATFLFVLYTVPIGLIIALFLALIANEKLKGIGFFRTMFSSTMGMSVAASSVIWMFMYNPTIGVINKVLNLVGIHDVQWLLDPKYALIAVSISTIWMNIGFTFLILLGGLQNIDEKLYENARIAGVSYWYQLRKITLPMLSPTLFFIITVSFINAFQTFGQIDILTKGGPTDSTNVIVYSIYKDAFVNYNVGSASAQATILFFCILLVTALQFKLGERKVHYQ
- a CDS encoding ABC transporter ATP-binding protein — its product is MKKVELVNIGKSYDQKTNVIQDINVTIEPGEFFVLVGPSGCGKSTMLRMIAGLEEVTQGELLIGDLKANKLLPSQRDLSMVFQNYALYPHLTVEQNILFGLHTKKISKQEQQKRCREAAEMLGLSEYLKRKPRQLSGGQRQRVALARAIVTHSPICLMDEPLSNLDAKLRAKMRSEIRQIQRKLGITMIYVTHDQTEAMTMADRMMILNGGNIQQVGRPLDIYNAPKNTFVASFIGSPPMNLSNVSIENNLLVFEDRRAISMSTPHSTLNGEKEVVVGVRPEHIQLATNDNTSFIVEVDNVEILGTETLLTFHIGDKQWMAKWNGQWSIKVGERVPIFIDPKHLFLFDDTGSCLHYEPLSEDLTVKGAFV